In Labilibaculum sp. DW002, the genomic window CAGTGGCAACTTTTAACAGTGTACCATCGGGATTGTAAATGCTTGAATTCCCATCGTATAGGAATATGTTTTTGCCATTATTTTGGATGCCTACGTTGTTCGCATAAATAAAATAAGCTGGATGCTTTTCTATTCTACTTCTTACAACGGAGTGGCGTTTGTTATTCTTACGCCATGTCCATGGAGAACAGGAAAGGTTCACCAATAGTTCAGCATTTTTACTGAGTAATATTTCTATGGGATTTACGGAGTAATCGTCACTCCACATGTCCTCACACAAAATAACACCGAGCTTTCTGCATTCTCCATTAATCTGTACTTCTACAGGCTCAATAAGCTTCTCTGTCTTAGTACCATTCTCTTCTGCCTCTTTTCGGAGGGAGTAGAAATGGCGTGCATCATCAAACTCTCTGTATTTTGGCAAAAGAGTTTTGTGAATGGGTGATTTGCCCACATACTCTCCATTTTGTGCTACAAAAGCAGCATTGTACTTTCTAATTCGACCATCCTCGTTCCTTTTTGAGCTGTCGATATCCACATTTCCCCAGATGGCAACAATGCCCTGTGTTGCACACTTTATATCTTCATTGTAGGCAAAGCAATCTTTTACGTAGGAGTTGCTCTCCCACTCGTCGCCCAATAAATACCCAGGAACAGCCATTTCGGAAAATACAATGAGTTCATCTCCTTCTTTTTTGGCATTCTCAATTGCTGAGATGATCTTCTTCGTGTTTAAATCAGGGCGTCCGGCAATAATATCTATTTGAGCAAGCGCTATTTTTAGTTTCTTGTTGAGAGTCATATTAATTATGAATTTCGGTTGATAAGATACAATACTTGGTTTTCGAGCAAAAGAAGTCCCGATTTAGTGATAAATAGTTGCGATTGTGACGTGGCCTCTTCAAAATTTATGCTGTCGATTGTTTCAAAATCACTTGATCGAAGAATGTCGATTTTGCCATCCTTGGGTACAAAAATGTAATTTGTAGTACCAGATTGCTTAACTGCGAAGGATAAAATCTCATCTGTTTCTTTGCCAACTTCTAAGTGTAAGCCATTTATAATTGCCCAATTGTACTTCGTTTTATCGCCGCCAAGATAAGAAATCACGCCAATATTTCCTTTTAAATTCAATGTTTTTGCATGAAGTGGCAGTTTTATAGAATTGATGGTATCGCCAGTTCTGAAATGAGTTCTTGCCACTCCTCCTGTAAACTGAATGGGACTTGGGTCGAACTTGAAACCACGTCCCCAGGAATTTACTTTGTTCCAGGCAATGTTTTCATTCACGACCTTATCGGGATTGAAGTAATATATATTCTCCCAATCAACACCAACAACAAGATGATCTATTTGAACAAATTTGAAATTTTCTGGAAACTCAAAGTTGCGAATCTTCTCCTTTCGTAGGGTAATAACATTCTCTTTCACCTTTAGAATGTTTTTATTACCCACCCATAAAAAGTCATATTCACTATTTGCCACCCGCTCAGTTAAACTCAAGCTACCTATATAGTCACACAGAAAAAGGTCTGTAAATTCATCCGTTTTTATATAACCAGCCGATTCGTTAAAATAGAAGCCTACCACATTGCTGGCCAGAATTTTCACATGTAAGTTATCGCGAGTCGTCAGTTTACTAAGTGGCACTCTTTTAATGGTGCTAACCTGATCGATATGAATAAGAAAGCGATTCTTACTGTTAAAAATCTGTTTGAACTGATCTTCCAAATAGTGATCCTTTATGGGCTCATAAAATGCAGGAATAATTAAATCTGTTACATCACCCAAAACAGAAATCTGTTTGATGGCTCTCTCCTCCAAGCTTTTCCAGCTTTTGTGAATTCCTTTGTAAGGATGAAGGTAGGTGAAGAGTCTAAAAACGTTTACAGCAACAGCATAGTAATCGCTCATTTCGCTCACTCGCCCCAAGTAGTAATGATCTCTTACTTCATCTAACAAACGACCAGAGTGCTCTTGGGCAGGAGTCTCAAAGCTATCAACGTCAATAATTTGGATGTCGCCAAGCTTATTAATAAAAATGTTGTAGGGATTAAAATCCCCTAAGACAATCTGCTTCGCATGCGCCTCTTTTACAACTGAGATGAGCTCTTTTGATATCTTGTTTTTAACGGTGTCGCTTATTCCAAGTTTGGTGCATTGCGACTTGGTGTATATCTGCGAGATTCGAAAGAAACTTTTATCAAGCAAATCCATACTAAAGCCCACTAAGTCTCCACGCTTATCGAATAAAAGCTCGTTGGGTTTAATAAATCTGCTGCCAAGTTGCTTCAGGTAGTTCCAAGATTCAATGCTTAAGCTGGGTTTAATGCCTAAATGGTAAAGTTTTAGAACTTGATCGCTATTTTTAGGGTGATTAATAATAGATCCTTCTCCACCACGATCGATCTCTTTAGACGGATCGGCTGCAAAAAGATAGCTGCCTTTGCTGTTGTATAGTTTAACTTTCGACATGGCTTCATTCTATTATAATTCGTACTATCGTTAGGTCATCGTAATGTTCATATCCCTTTTTTTTGATGATATTTAATTTGCGTTTAAGGGATGCAGGATTTTGATACAGAAAATCATCTTTTACCAGATAATTCGTGTAATCAAATTTCGCTTCGCTCCCGATGCTTTCCTTAAAAGTGAAAATTCCATCGGAAGTAATTGAAAAGTCCTTGGTAATGGTTCTAAAACTCGGCTTTTGCTTATAATAGTTTGCAAAGGCTGTTTTACTTTTTAGAATGTCTGTCAGTTGATAAGCCAAATAGTCGGGTTTGTTCTCTTCATCGTTATTGAAAAAATGCAAATCCTCCTGATTTGAATAGGCACATCCATCGCCAAAGAACTTGACCAACAACTCATTACTTTCGAGTTCGCAGATAAACAAAACAGCTGTAGATAAGCTTTCATCAATAGTTAAACCTATCGCCTTTATAGCCTTATTTAGATTCTTACAAAACCGATGAACTAGTGTCGGGAATGTTTCAATTTCAAGCCTAAAGTCCACTTCTTCAACCGTTTTATTCAGGATATTTGCAAAAAGTTTAGAGGCGAAGAACGAATCCTTTCCAGAACTGCAACCATCAAAGACAGCACCGACAATTACCTTATCCATTTCATTGATAAAAAAATTATCTTCATTCCAATCAGGATGAGATGTTCCTCGCCTCGAAACAGTTGATGTATAGATCATTCACTTACATTTTAGAATACAACAGGATTATTTGCAGATGAACTTTGAGAGATCGATGCTGAAATGAATCCAATCATCTTGCGAATCTCTTTACCCGAATTACCAATTTTCGCTAAGTGTTCGATGCCCATGTCTTTTTGTGCAGCCTCAAAACTGGAGTCGTTGCCCACTCCAAAAAGAATGGTCTCAAAGTTGAAAGCATTTTGTTCCTCTTTTAAGATTGTATCCAAGCCACTTTTCACAACAGTAGCACTATTTTTAGAAGAATTATCTTCTCCATCAGTAATGGTGAAAATGAGTGTTTTGCAATTAACACCAGAGTTTTCCAGATTGGTACGATAATCCACGGCATTGGTAATGCCATACAAAACTGCGTCGTATAAAGCTGTACCATATCCACAAGGTGTGAATTTCATCTTATTAAGATCTATAGAGTTG contains:
- a CDS encoding protein phosphatase 2C domain-containing protein — encoded protein: MIYTSTVSRRGTSHPDWNEDNFFINEMDKVIVGAVFDGCSSGKDSFFASKLFANILNKTVEEVDFRLEIETFPTLVHRFCKNLNKAIKAIGLTIDESLSTAVLFICELESNELLVKFFGDGCAYSNQEDLHFFNNDEENKPDYLAYQLTDILKSKTAFANYYKQKPSFRTITKDFSITSDGIFTFKESIGSEAKFDYTNYLVKDDFLYQNPASLKRKLNIIKKKGYEHYDDLTIVRIIIE